Proteins encoded by one window of Acuticoccus sp. MNP-M23:
- a CDS encoding efflux RND transporter periplasmic adaptor subunit → MRWRLACLVAAGLTVGVLPAGAAFAQDSSASAPPPSVVVASVKEETVSKSDEFVGRIVAIQSVDLVSRVEGFLEKLNFDQGKLVKEGDVMVAIEKDQYQAQLAAAQGQLAAAQAQVAAAKAQVKNANFVLQRQLTLLKKGDVSQAKADDAEASRDVAQAQQQQAEAAVAQAKAQIQTAQINLSYTDIKAPISGQIGATSVTVGNLVSAQTGTIATIVQLDPIRVAFSIPETLYTTLSEQNGGSADMAGKDDFFTPELTLSNGTKYGSDGKISFASNQISAATGSLVIYADFPNPKGMLLPGSFVSVNVKETKGSKLPVVPASAVLQDRDGRYVFVVNDKNQAETRRIETGAQFENGFPVTKGLTSGETVIVQGLQKVRAGITVTPTPMPASSAAATGAATPTSVASSTNTASTTK, encoded by the coding sequence ATGAGATGGCGGCTCGCCTGCCTTGTTGCAGCAGGTCTCACGGTAGGTGTGCTGCCGGCAGGCGCGGCCTTCGCGCAGGATTCATCGGCATCGGCCCCGCCGCCCTCGGTCGTGGTCGCCTCGGTCAAGGAAGAGACCGTCTCCAAGAGCGATGAGTTCGTGGGCAGGATCGTGGCGATCCAGTCCGTAGACCTGGTGTCCCGTGTCGAAGGCTTCCTTGAAAAGCTGAACTTCGATCAGGGCAAGCTCGTCAAAGAAGGCGACGTCATGGTCGCCATCGAGAAGGACCAGTATCAGGCGCAACTGGCCGCCGCGCAGGGACAGCTTGCAGCGGCACAGGCGCAGGTTGCAGCCGCGAAGGCACAGGTCAAGAATGCCAACTTCGTGCTGCAACGGCAGCTGACGCTGCTGAAGAAGGGCGATGTCAGCCAGGCCAAGGCAGACGATGCGGAAGCGTCGCGCGACGTGGCGCAGGCGCAGCAGCAGCAGGCAGAAGCTGCGGTGGCACAGGCAAAGGCCCAGATCCAGACCGCGCAGATCAACCTCTCCTACACCGACATCAAGGCGCCCATCAGCGGCCAGATCGGTGCAACCTCGGTCACTGTCGGCAACCTTGTCTCGGCGCAGACCGGCACCATCGCAACCATCGTCCAGCTGGACCCGATCCGTGTTGCCTTCTCCATTCCCGAAACGCTTTACACGACCTTGTCCGAGCAAAATGGCGGCTCTGCCGATATGGCCGGCAAGGACGATTTCTTCACGCCCGAGCTGACCCTGTCCAACGGCACCAAATATGGCAGCGACGGCAAGATCAGCTTTGCGAGCAACCAGATCAGCGCGGCCACCGGCTCGCTGGTGATTTATGCGGACTTCCCCAATCCCAAGGGAATGTTGCTTCCGGGCTCCTTCGTGTCGGTGAACGTGAAGGAGACCAAGGGCTCGAAGCTGCCCGTGGTGCCGGCCTCCGCCGTGTTGCAGGACCGCGACGGACGGTACGTGTTTGTGGTCAACGACAAGAACCAGGCCGAAACCCGCCGCATCGAGACCGGGGCTCAGTTCGAGAATGGATTTCCGGTCACCAAGGGCCTGACGTCCGGTGAAACGGTGATCGTTCAGGGGCTGCAGAAGGTGCGCGCCGGGATCACGGTCACCCCGACGCCGATGCCCGCGTCTTCTGCGGCGGCGACCGGCGCAGCAACGCCCACAAGCGTTGCCTCATCCACCAACACGGCAAGCACCACCAAATGA
- a CDS encoding multidrug efflux RND transporter permease subunit, which produces MISKVFVERPRLAIVISLVLTIAGALALFSLPVSQYPDITPPVVQVTASYPGADSETIAETVGGPIEKQVNGVENMTYMSSTSSSAGTYTLSVTFDIGTDTDIAQVNTQNRVSQALAQLPQIVQNLGVTTQAQSTNMLGVINVYSPDDTFDPIYISNYTTINVRDPLSRVEGVGSATLLGALDYSMRIWLDPIKLAALNLSTDDITSAIKAQNIQASLGTIGGPPISDSQQVQYTITGQGQLDRPEAFGNIIVATGADGAIVRLRDVARIDLGAQTYAANSKLNGKPAATVALYQAPGANALAVMTAIEAQMEQIATRFPDGMDYDVVYDSTRFVAASIDEIKMTLAITAVIVMLVTYVFLGNLRAIIIPAATIPVSLIGVFIILAAFGFSANTISLFAVVLAIGIVVDDAIVVVENVTRIMEEEGLDRREATLEAMRQVQGPIISTTLVLFALFGPVAFFPGITGELFRQFAVTICASVFLSAINALTLSPAICALVLQPNTKKILPLAIFDKVLDKIRFGYVGTVGFVARRSLIAGIAVLVAGLASGVLLGRLPAAFLPNEDQGVLFVDVSLPSASSLPRAEAVMTKVTDVARAQPGVANVITVAGYSLLTGAPDSGSGLAVIVLHPWDERTTPELGLKAIYGALSQKFAAIPEANIFPFPPPAIPGLGSAAGFDYQLQGLSGQTPQDMDQTLRSLLVEANADPRIARAYSSYSADVPQIYLDIDREKAESLNVPISNLYGTLQAQLGSQYVNDFTYLGRVFQVNVQADAPFRKSVEDLNKIYVRSTDGNMVPVSTLVRPRFVLGPNLSYRYNQFISASVNGSAAPGYSDGQAMQAMTEISAKVLPPGYGFAWSGMSFQSQGQGNTLGILLGLSILFGYLFLVGLYESWMNPFAVLTSITVAALGAIGTITFFGIANNVYVQIGLVLLVGLAAKNAILIVEFAKEAREANHTRVEAARQAAEMRFRAVLMTAFAFILGVVPLVTATGAGAASRVVLGLTVMGGMIAATVIGIIFIPGLYVMFQWLGDTVSRNKNNPEKGGVHPGPPGSAPRAPAPAE; this is translated from the coding sequence ATGATTTCGAAGGTCTTCGTCGAACGGCCGCGCCTCGCGATCGTCATTTCGCTTGTCCTGACCATCGCGGGTGCGCTGGCGCTCTTCTCGCTCCCCGTTTCCCAATATCCGGACATCACACCGCCGGTGGTCCAGGTCACCGCGTCCTACCCCGGTGCCGACTCCGAAACCATTGCCGAAACGGTTGGCGGGCCCATCGAGAAGCAGGTCAACGGCGTCGAGAACATGACGTACATGTCGTCGACCTCGTCGTCGGCGGGCACGTATACCCTCAGCGTCACCTTCGACATCGGCACCGATACCGATATCGCCCAGGTCAACACGCAGAACCGCGTGTCCCAGGCGCTCGCCCAGCTGCCGCAGATCGTCCAGAACCTCGGTGTGACGACGCAGGCCCAGTCCACCAACATGCTGGGCGTGATCAACGTCTATTCGCCGGACGACACGTTCGATCCGATCTACATCTCCAACTACACCACCATCAACGTGCGCGATCCGCTTTCGCGGGTCGAAGGTGTCGGCAGCGCGACGCTTCTGGGCGCGCTCGATTATTCGATGCGGATCTGGCTGGACCCGATCAAGCTCGCCGCGCTCAACCTTTCCACCGATGACATCACCTCTGCGATCAAGGCGCAGAACATCCAGGCCTCGCTCGGCACCATCGGCGGCCCGCCGATCTCCGATTCCCAGCAGGTGCAGTACACCATCACCGGCCAGGGCCAGCTCGACCGGCCCGAGGCGTTCGGCAACATCATCGTTGCCACCGGTGCCGACGGTGCGATCGTCCGCCTGCGCGACGTCGCCCGGATCGACCTTGGCGCGCAGACCTATGCGGCCAACTCCAAGCTCAACGGCAAGCCTGCCGCAACGGTCGCGCTTTATCAGGCGCCGGGCGCCAACGCGCTGGCGGTGATGACCGCCATCGAGGCGCAGATGGAGCAGATCGCGACGCGCTTCCCCGATGGCATGGACTACGACGTGGTCTACGACTCGACGCGCTTCGTCGCCGCGTCGATCGACGAGATCAAGATGACGCTCGCCATCACGGCCGTGATCGTGATGCTCGTTACCTACGTCTTCCTCGGCAATCTGCGCGCAATCATCATTCCGGCGGCGACCATTCCGGTTTCGCTGATCGGCGTGTTCATCATCCTCGCGGCGTTCGGGTTTTCTGCCAACACCATCAGCCTCTTCGCGGTGGTGCTCGCCATCGGCATTGTCGTGGACGATGCGATCGTGGTGGTCGAGAACGTGACCCGAATAATGGAGGAGGAGGGGCTGGACCGGCGTGAAGCGACGCTGGAAGCCATGCGCCAGGTCCAGGGGCCGATCATCTCCACCACGCTGGTGCTGTTCGCCCTGTTCGGTCCGGTGGCCTTCTTCCCCGGCATTACCGGCGAGCTGTTCCGCCAGTTTGCGGTCACCATCTGCGCGTCGGTGTTCCTGTCCGCCATCAACGCACTCACGCTGTCGCCGGCCATCTGCGCGCTGGTGCTGCAGCCGAACACCAAGAAGATCCTGCCGCTCGCCATCTTCGACAAGGTGCTCGACAAAATCCGGTTCGGCTATGTCGGCACGGTCGGGTTCGTCGCCCGCCGTTCGCTGATTGCCGGCATTGCGGTGCTCGTCGCGGGCCTTGCCTCCGGTGTGCTCCTCGGCCGCCTGCCGGCAGCGTTCCTCCCCAACGAAGACCAGGGCGTGCTGTTCGTCGATGTATCGCTCCCTTCCGCGTCGTCATTGCCGCGGGCCGAAGCGGTGATGACCAAGGTAACGGACGTTGCGCGTGCGCAGCCGGGTGTCGCCAACGTGATCACGGTGGCAGGCTACAGCCTCCTGACCGGCGCGCCGGACTCGGGGTCCGGCCTCGCGGTGATCGTCCTCCACCCATGGGATGAGCGGACCACGCCCGAACTCGGCCTGAAGGCGATCTACGGCGCCCTGTCGCAGAAGTTCGCGGCCATTCCGGAAGCCAATATCTTCCCGTTCCCGCCGCCAGCGATTCCGGGTCTCGGTTCTGCGGCCGGCTTCGACTATCAGCTCCAGGGGCTGAGCGGGCAGACCCCGCAGGACATGGACCAGACGCTGCGCTCCCTTCTGGTGGAGGCCAACGCGGACCCGCGCATCGCCAGGGCCTATTCGAGCTATTCGGCGGACGTGCCGCAGATCTACCTCGATATCGACCGCGAGAAGGCCGAGAGCCTCAACGTGCCGATCTCCAACCTTTACGGCACGCTGCAAGCCCAGCTCGGCTCGCAATACGTCAACGATTTCACCTATCTGGGACGTGTGTTCCAGGTGAACGTTCAGGCTGATGCACCATTTCGCAAGAGCGTCGAGGATCTGAACAAGATCTACGTCCGCTCGACAGACGGCAACATGGTCCCGGTGTCGACGCTGGTCCGCCCGCGCTTCGTTCTCGGGCCGAACCTCTCCTACCGCTACAACCAGTTCATCTCGGCCTCGGTCAACGGCAGTGCGGCGCCCGGCTATTCTGACGGGCAGGCGATGCAGGCGATGACCGAAATCTCGGCCAAGGTGCTGCCGCCGGGCTATGGTTTCGCGTGGTCGGGCATGTCCTTCCAGTCGCAGGGGCAGGGCAACACGCTGGGCATTCTCCTCGGCCTGTCGATCCTGTTCGGCTACCTTTTCCTGGTGGGCCTTTACGAAAGCTGGATGAACCCGTTTGCGGTGCTGACCTCGATCACGGTCGCGGCGCTGGGGGCCATCGGGACAATCACGTTCTTCGGCATCGCCAACAACGTCTACGTCCAGATCGGCCTGGTGCTGCTTGTGGGCCTTGCGGCGAAAAACGCGATCCTGATCGTGGAATTTGCCAAGGAAGCGCGCGAGGCCAACCACACCCGCGTGGAAGCGGCCCGCCAAGCAGCAGAGATGCGGTTCCGTGCGGTGCTGATGACCGCGTTCGCCTTCATCCTCGGCGTGGTTCCGCTGGTGACTGCCACCGGCGCCGGCGCCGCCTCACGTGTCGTCCTCGGCCTCACGGTGATGGGCGGCATGATTGCGGCAACGGTGATCGGCATCATCTTCATCCCCGGCCTTTACGTGATGTTCCAGTGGCTGGGCGATACGGTCAGCCGCAACAAGAACAACCCCGAGAAGGGCGGCGTCCACCCGGGTCCGCCGGGGTCAGCACCCCGCGCACCGGCCCCGGCGGAATAG
- the recJ gene encoding single-stranded-DNA-specific exonuclease RecJ — translation MADPEECDRTAVLAVERSMTGRSWVRRLAPAEERTALALAQRHGLPHVVASVLAGRGMTTENAETELAPTMRALMPDPSTLTDCDALVARLADAVTAAEPVAIFSDYDVDGATAAAVVARVLRAYGREPRVMIPDRVSDGYGPSVALMETLVADGARVVLCLDCGSGAIEPVAAAKAAGADVLVIDHHPVDTLAAADAVVNPNRADDLSGLGHCAAVGVAFVAMVGLVRELKRRGVAAPDGPPDLMALLDCVALGTVADVVPLSGLNRAFVRTGLQTFRRRGNRGLAALVTVARLGGPVDAEHLGYVLGPRINAGGRIGDSGLGARLLLTENDAEAEEIAATLDGLNADRRAMERRALEEAVAMADESAPVVVVAGDWHPGVVGLVAARLKERTRHPAIAIALGDGQGVGSGRSMPGVDLGAAIRKAAADGLLVKGGGHPMAAGLTVEIDKIPDLTSFLTAALGESVAEAAAADQLKIDAVVGLRALDVTLAQTLEAHGPWGSSRPKPVLALDDVVLERVQPVGQGDSLRLTLRSLCGARATAMAFRAGGPLGARLKASAGEAVHLAVELSHGVFRGEDRAEIIVLDAAAANTAMQRAA, via the coding sequence GTCCGTCGTCTGGCCCCGGCGGAAGAGCGCACGGCGCTCGCGCTGGCGCAGCGGCACGGGCTGCCTCACGTTGTGGCGAGCGTCCTGGCGGGCCGCGGGATGACCACGGAAAACGCCGAGACCGAGCTGGCGCCCACAATGCGCGCCCTGATGCCGGACCCATCCACATTGACCGATTGCGATGCGCTGGTGGCCCGTCTGGCCGATGCGGTGACCGCCGCTGAACCCGTTGCGATCTTCTCGGACTATGACGTCGACGGCGCCACCGCGGCCGCCGTGGTTGCGCGCGTGCTGCGGGCCTACGGGAGAGAGCCGCGGGTGATGATCCCGGACCGGGTCAGCGATGGCTACGGCCCTTCGGTGGCACTGATGGAGACACTCGTTGCCGATGGCGCCCGCGTCGTCCTGTGCCTCGACTGCGGGTCCGGCGCCATCGAGCCGGTCGCGGCGGCAAAGGCTGCGGGGGCCGATGTTCTGGTGATCGATCACCACCCGGTGGACACCCTTGCGGCGGCCGATGCCGTCGTGAACCCCAACCGCGCCGATGACCTGTCGGGGCTTGGCCATTGCGCTGCGGTGGGCGTGGCGTTCGTCGCCATGGTCGGGCTCGTGCGCGAGCTGAAGCGGCGCGGCGTTGCGGCACCGGACGGACCGCCTGACCTGATGGCGCTTCTGGATTGCGTGGCGCTGGGGACCGTGGCCGACGTGGTGCCGCTGTCCGGCCTCAACCGCGCCTTCGTGCGCACGGGCCTTCAGACATTCCGCCGGCGCGGCAACCGCGGGCTTGCGGCGCTGGTGACAGTGGCAAGGCTCGGGGGGCCGGTGGATGCCGAGCACCTTGGCTACGTCCTCGGCCCGCGGATCAACGCCGGCGGACGCATTGGCGATTCCGGGCTGGGCGCGCGCCTCCTGCTCACCGAGAACGACGCCGAAGCCGAGGAAATCGCCGCAACGCTCGATGGCCTGAACGCCGACCGCCGCGCCATGGAGCGCAGGGCGCTGGAAGAGGCCGTGGCGATGGCCGACGAAAGTGCGCCGGTGGTGGTTGTGGCCGGGGACTGGCATCCCGGCGTGGTGGGCCTTGTTGCCGCGCGGCTGAAGGAGCGGACCCGCCATCCCGCCATCGCCATTGCGCTGGGGGACGGGCAGGGCGTCGGCTCCGGTCGCTCGATGCCGGGCGTCGATCTTGGTGCGGCAATTCGCAAGGCAGCGGCGGACGGGCTGCTTGTGAAGGGGGGTGGCCACCCCATGGCTGCCGGGTTGACGGTGGAGATCGACAAGATCCCGGACCTCACGTCGTTTCTGACGGCAGCGCTCGGCGAAAGCGTGGCCGAAGCGGCAGCGGCCGACCAGCTCAAAATCGACGCCGTGGTGGGGCTGCGCGCGCTGGACGTAACCCTGGCCCAGACGCTTGAGGCGCACGGGCCCTGGGGGTCCAGCCGCCCCAAGCCGGTTCTCGCGCTGGACGATGTGGTGCTGGAGCGGGTGCAGCCGGTGGGGCAGGGGGACAGCTTGCGGTTGACCTTGCGTTCGCTGTGCGGTGCGCGGGCGACGGCCATGGCGTTCCGCGCCGGCGGCCCGCTCGGCGCCCGCCTCAAGGCAAGTGCCGGCGAGGCGGTGCACCTTGCCGTGGAGCTTTCCCACGGCGTGTTCCGCGGGGAGGACAGGGCCGAGATTATCGTGCTCGACGCCGCCGCAGCCAACACCGCCATGCAACGCGCCGCCTGA